From a single Rutidosis leptorrhynchoides isolate AG116_Rl617_1_P2 unplaced genomic scaffold, CSIRO_AGI_Rlap_v1 contig349, whole genome shotgun sequence genomic region:
- the LOC139883078 gene encoding uncharacterized protein has product MDGMLKIQIIEYFPSDALRVLRILFDILDPSAWVSLNIGLWIAWKNRNDAWANSFCATPRAAAALVEQVRLLGSRPVRLLLDQIQRPGVRWIPPCQGSIKINTDAALFKESCFWGLGIVMRDHLGATVCYKSVYEQGFMDIFYAESTALLQGVLLALSFGFPHVIFESDALLVVNGANSTDPSFLSCRDVLDRIRSLAKNFVSCKFLFVPSSCNNLAHRIANFKRNGQGLLPPSVADTDNL; this is encoded by the exons ATGGATGGAAtgctaaaaatacaaataatagAATATTTTCCTTCAGATGCTCTTCGAGTGCTGAGAAT ATTATTTGACATTTTGGACCCTTCCGCTTGGGTTTCTCTGAATATTGGGCTGTGGATTGCTTGGAAGAACCGTAATGATGCATGGGCAAATTCTTTTTGTGCTACTCCTAGAGCGGCGGCGGCCCTGGTTGAGCAGGTTAGGCTGCTAGGCTCCAGGCCAGTCAGGCTCCTGCTGGATCAGATCCAACGGCCAGGCGTTAGATGGATTCCCCCTTGTCAGGGTTCGATCAAAATCAACACGGATGCAGCGCTTTTTAAGGAATCATGCTTCTGGGGGCTGGGAATTGTGATGAGAGACCACCTCGGTGCTACAGTATGCTACAAATCAGTCTACGAGCAGGGCTTCATGGACATATTCTATGCCGAAAGCACTGCTCTTTTACAAGGAGTTTTACTAGCGTTATCCTTTGGCTTTCCTCATGTTATTTTCGAATCCGATGCATTGTTGGTGGTTAACGGTGCAAATAGCACCGACCCCTCCTTTTTGTCATGCAGGGATGTTTTAGACAGGATTAGATCTCTAGCCAAGAATTTTGTGTCTTGTAAATTTCTTTTTGTGCCAAGTTCTTGTAATAATCTTGCCCATCGCATTGCGAACTTTAAGCGCAATGGGCAAGGTTTATTGCCCCCTTCTGTGGCAGATACAGACAATCTCTAA
- the LOC139883077 gene encoding phytosulfokines 3-like gives MAKFITFFILALLFCSTLTYAARPEPPQPKAQQVEAGESHQSEKAMDEICEGVGEEECLMRRTLVAHTDYIYTQEHKP, from the exons atggccaagtTCATCACCTTCTTCATCTTAGCTCTCCTCTTTTGCTCCACGCTAACATACGCCGCCCGGCCGGAGCCGCCTCAGCCTAAAGCTCAACAAGTG GAAGCTGGTGAGTCACATCAAAGCGAGAAAGCTATGGATGAAATTTGTGAAGGGGTTGGAGAAGAAGAATGCTTAATGAGGAGGACTCTTGTTGCTCATACCGACTATATCTACACCCAAGAACACAAGCCATGA
- the LOC139883076 gene encoding uncharacterized protein: protein MAMAFRSKAKFNFVNGKIQKPQEDDLTFPDWDRCNITVSCWLMNSVSLSIRPSISRFNTTLEMWKDLQDRFSKTDFSRISDIQEEIYLLKQGDLNISDYYTKIRTLWDEFDDLRPIPECQCAIKCQCKALKVIAEYYESDKIIRFLKGLNPAYA, encoded by the coding sequence ATGGCAATGGCTTTCAGGTCTAAGGCAAAATTCAATTTTGTAAATGGAAAGATTCAAAAACCACAAGAGGATGATCTAACCTTTCCTGATTGGGACAGATGCAACATTACTGTCTCCTGTTGGCTGATGAACTCAGTCTCTCTTTCAATCCGTCCATCCATCTCTAGATTCAACACAACACTTGAGATGTGGAAAGACTTGCAAGACAGGTTTTCCAAAACTGATTTCTCAAGGATCTCTGACATTCAAGAAGAAATCTATCTGCTCAAACAAGGTGATCTCAACATATCAGATTACTATACCAAAATCAGAACTTTATGGGATGAGTTTGATGATTTAAGGCCCATCCCTGAATGTCAATGTGCAATCAAATGTCAATGCAAGGCACTCAAAGTGATAGCTGAATACTATGAGAGTGACAAAATTATTAGGTTCCTAAAAGGACTTAATCCTGCCTATGCTTAG